The DNA sequence CCCCATGCCGTTTTTCCCCCGGTTCTTCCAGCGGGCTCTTCCCTGCATCGCTGGCCTCCCGGGGTTTTTGGGGGTCCAGCGGCGCGCTGTTTTCACGGAGCTTGGCCAGATCGACCATGACGGCCTGGGTATGGTTGACCGGCGCCACAAAGGTGTAGGTCCCGAACATTCTCAGGATATACAGGAAGAGGATATGGGACAGCAGGGAGAGGGCCAGGCAGGATGCCAGTATATTGATTTTTTTGTGGGATATGTTCATCGGAATAAGAATAGCAAATTACCGGCCATAAGAAAACCCCGCCTCTTGCGAGGCGGGGCAGATACGGCATTACAGCGTTACGTCAGAGTTACGGACGTTCTGAAACACCGGAAGTAGAGCTATTCCACGCTCCGGTACTGCGGCTCCACCCGATCAAGAAGATCATGCTTTCAGTGGTGCCGGGGGACAACGTGGTCAAGGTACCGTCAGTATAGGCAGCCGTACCCATGCCAAACAAGCCATAGACAGGATTGCCGACTGTAGCGCTCTTCGTTGTTGCCGTTGTGCTAACCGATTGGTTCATGACGCCATCGTCAAGGAAGTCGATGGTGTCGTAGACAAGCCGACGGGTATAGGAACGAGCATGTGCGTAGGCGGCAGTTTCGTTGGTGAGGAGCCTGATGTTGAATGCAGCTCCCAACAGCTTCTGGCCGAATTTCTGGTTGTGCGTCCCAAGAGTCCAGTCCGTCACCGTCTTACTACCAATCTTGAAGGTCGACGGTGCGGTGAAGGTGATGCCATAGGTTGTCTTAAGGCAGTCAATCGCCAGTTTAATGGCATTTTGATACGATTCGGATTGCGGCTCAAGGAAGTACGTCTGGAAATCCGTCACGGTGGCAATAGCGTGTCCGCCTTCGCTCGTATGGCAATTACTGCATACCTGGTTGATTGCATCCTGATTAATTGCCAAGGTATGGCTGGAACCACGGCTAGGAACGCCACTGCCATTAAGGTGGCAGGTTACACAGGGGCCATTGGAGTCGAGCGTGCCGGCAACGAAGAAACTCGGATTGTGGCTGTCGCCGTTGATCGCGGTTGTGCCTAATTTGCGATGAGTCGAGGTCACGCCGCCAGCGATCCCGTTAATTGAATCTGAAGTACTGTCAATGGTCAATGTCTTGGCGTACGTAGTGGTCGCTGTGGCACTGGTCTTATATGAAGCACTTGAGGTGGTGAAGTCTTTAAAACCCGTCGATATGTACATCATCCCTGCAGCCGGCAAATAATGGGGGCTCGGCACTCTTGCAGACGTGAACGTGCCGTAAAGCGCCTTGACAGTGTTCCCGTTTTCGCGAGCGGAATGGCAAGCGATACAGAGGTTGGACGCACTGGCATTCGGGAAGGTCCATGGGTTTTTACCTGAGTTGTAAGGAGCCACAACCTGAGGAGCCTGGCGGACCCTGTTCTTAAAGTTGTAACTCGTGTGGCACGCTGCACAGGTAATGACCTCTTTGGTCTTGTCGCCAGTTGTTCCCCAAGCAGGGGCAGGATAGGCATAACCAGAATTCACGTAATTAATGAAGCCCGTCGAGGTGTGGCAACGGTTACAATCTGCATCAAATTTGAAGTCCTCGCCAAAGGCGGGTCCATTGACATCACCATGGCCACCGGCGGTTTCAGCCCAGTCTTTATGCTCAGTGCCCTTGGCTGCGCCTATGGTAAGGGTTTGTGGTTCCGCAGTAGTTGTAGTTACGGTGGAAGCTTCGCCATTCCGGACACCGTTTTCAGCCAAATGCGGATCATGGCAGCTGGTGCAGGATTTCTGGTAGTTCAAACTTACATAAACAGCGGGCCTGCCATTGTTTCCTGCTGCGGCTGTGTAATTGAAAAAATGACCATGATCATACTTCAGATAATTCTGGTGGCAAGCAAAGCATTTACCTGCCGCTGATGGGTCGGGATACGGCAGGGGGCCGACACCGTTATGCTGTGAGCCACCACCATGGCAATCCTGGCATCCGACCTCGCCACTTTTATAGTGTCCCGTGCCCAAATAGGCTTCGTAAATTTTTGTTCCAGCCACGGTATCAATACCCGTGCTATGGCACTGGGCGCACAAAGCCTCGTCGACCTTGGGCACATCACTCGGGAGTATGCCCGCTTCTTTGCTGCTGGCACCGCAGCCGTTCAATAATACGGCACAAGACAACGCGCCCAGCAACATCATGCTTAACTTCTTGATCTGCATTGTTTTCCTCCCTCTGGTTGGTAATTACCTAAAAGGTTCCCGACGTATGGCACTGCAAGCAAACCCTGCCGCCACTTCTGTCTTTGTAGTTGCCAGCCTTGAAGCCCCGCGGATGGGGGCTCACACCCGTTTTCGAACTGTGACATTTCTTGCAGGTGTTGCCGTCTTCATGGCACGTCTGGCATGCCTGCAGGTTCCGCCGCGCTTCGGTGGCATGCTCCATGCCCCATCTGTTCCCGTTCACCGCCTGGCTGTTGTGGGATTTGAAGCCCAGCGATTTCAGGCCGGCCTGGGGAAGTTTGCTGTGGCATGCCGTGCAGTATTTCTGGTCATGGCAGCGATAGCATTGCTGCTGGTTGTCCTGAGCCTTGATCGGGTGAATCTGCAGCCAGCCGCTCCGGTGGCTCTTCGGTTTGTAGTCGCGCCCAGCATTGCTCTGCGACAGGTCGTCCCCCGTGCCGCCACCTTGGTGACAGTCGAGACACCAGGCTTGGGCGTGGCATTGGCTGCAGTTGTTGCCGGCCCTGCTCGCCAGGACGCGGTGACCACGGACAAAGTCGGCGTCGTGGTTGGGCGCAATGCCTTCGCCTTTATGGCAATCGTTGCATTCCTTGATCGCCATCTTGGCGTATTCCGCGTGAGACATCTTCTTGTCGGCGTACGACCGTTGCTGTAAACAGATCAGGCCGAAGCCGAGAAGTGCCAGGATTAATACAATTCGCTTCACGTAGGTCCCTCCTTTCTAAAAGTCGTAGTTGAAGACCGCACGACCTTGCCAGTCGTTTTTGTACTGGGCATTGACGTTGTCTTCAACCCGGACGGACGCGGACATGTTCTTGGCAAGTTTGTATTTGCCGCCGACCCAGTATTTGCGCGCAGTTTCGTCCCCGGTCGTCCGGTCGAACTGGTAGACGTCGTACTGGAGGCCCGCAGCCAGTTCCAGAGGTTTGATCGGGGTGTAGTTCACCTCGGCGCTCCCGCCGTTCAGGTCGCCGCCGTAACCGTTGTTGTGGTCGTAGTTCAGGCTGATGAGTACCTGGTCGATCGGACGAATCCGGCAGCCGACCTCGACGACGTCGGAGGCATCGCTGCTCTCACCGTAGAATTGCCTGGTGTAGCCGGCGTTGACCGACAGTTTGTCGTTGATGGTGTAGTCGGCACGGATGAGGGCTTCCTGGTAACGGTCAACGGCAAATATCGAGTAGATGGACGTTGAGTCGAAGGTCGGGTAGCTCTGATACCATTCCGCGGTCAGGATCAGGTCCGCCGTGGGGAAGTATTTGATGCCCGTGAGAAGTTCGCTGAAGGTTTCACTCGGCAGGTCGAACCGGGTGTTGGCGTACAGTTTGAACGAGTTCCAATACTGTTTGAAGGTGCCGCCGATCTGGTCGCGCGCGACGCCGTCCTTGTCCAGCTTCATGAAGTAGCTGACTTCGGCGTCGGTGTTTTTGTACCCGTTCAGGTACGCGGCAACGCCGAAGGCGA is a window from the Oryzomonas sagensis genome containing:
- a CDS encoding cytochrome C encodes the protein MKRIVLILALLGFGLICLQQRSYADKKMSHAEYAKMAIKECNDCHKGEGIAPNHDADFVRGHRVLASRAGNNCSQCHAQAWCLDCHQGGGTGDDLSQSNAGRDYKPKSHRSGWLQIHPIKAQDNQQQCYRCHDQKYCTACHSKLPQAGLKSLGFKSHNSQAVNGNRWGMEHATEARRNLQACQTCHEDGNTCKKCHSSKTGVSPHPRGFKAGNYKDRSGGRVCLQCHTSGTF
- a CDS encoding ammonia-forming cytochrome c nitrite reductase subunit c552, with the protein product MQIKKLSMMLLGALSCAVLLNGCGASSKEAGILPSDVPKVDEALCAQCHSTGIDTVAGTKIYEAYLGTGHYKSGEVGCQDCHGGGSQHNGVGPLPYPDPSAAGKCFACHQNYLKYDHGHFFNYTAAAGNNGRPAVYVSLNYQKSCTSCHDPHLAENGVRNGEASTVTTTTAEPQTLTIGAAKGTEHKDWAETAGGHGDVNGPAFGEDFKFDADCNRCHTSTGFINYVNSGYAYPAPAWGTTGDKTKEVITCAACHTSYNFKNRVRQAPQVVAPYNSGKNPWTFPNASASNLCIACHSARENGNTVKALYGTFTSARVPSPHYLPAAGMMYISTGFKDFTTSSASYKTSATATTTYAKTLTIDSTSDSINGIAGGVTSTHRKLGTTAINGDSHNPSFFVAGTLDSNGPCVTCHLNGSGVPSRGSSHTLAINQDAINQVCSNCHTSEGGHAIATVTDFQTYFLEPQSESYQNAIKLAIDCLKTTYGITFTAPSTFKIGSKTVTDWTLGTHNQKFGQKLLGAAFNIRLLTNETAAYAHARSYTRRLVYDTIDFLDDGVMNQSVSTTATTKSATVGNPVYGLFGMGTAAYTDGTLTTLSPGTTESMIFLIGWSRSTGAWNSSTSGVSERP